The Deinococcus detaillensis genome contains a region encoding:
- a CDS encoding branched-chain amino acid ABC transporter ATP-binding protein/permease, with protein MKFGARTWLALAFFAVIAVLPFLLPTFYLTLLGNVGIYALVALGLVLLTGVAGSTSFGQAAFMGVGAYTSAVLCLRFGLSPWLTLFAAVTVTGVVALILGAITLRMQGHFLPLATIAWGLSLYYTFGNAPFAGGFTGLTGVPPISLFGLDLNTPNRFYWLVWAVLALCAWVTQNLLQSRTGRAMRALRGGVTVAESFGVNTYALRVQTFLLSAVLAAVAGWLYAHGQGFINPTPFGLSQGIEFLFMAVVGGSGSVGGAILGAGLITLLRDQLQNLLPKLLGQSGDFVTPVFGILVILMLQVAREGLWPLLERILPKPSQTLMPGTERLPLHVKPASGEELLKLEGVSKHFGGLKAVNEVSFSLRSGEILGLIGPNGAGKSTLFNVISGVLPPTSGKVTLHGKDISRFASRQIARLGMARTFQHVRLFPEMTLLGNAMMGGYTRAHAGMTRSLLHLERSEEAALQHAAAEQLGRVGLGNVFELAGNLPLGQQRILEIARALVADPTLLLLDEPAAGLRVGEKRELSALLRKLQGEGVTILIVEHDMDLVMNVVDRLVVMNYGEKLAEGTPREIQQHPAVREAYLGGAA; from the coding sequence ATGAAGTTCGGCGCGAGAACTTGGCTGGCCTTAGCCTTCTTCGCAGTCATCGCCGTGCTGCCCTTCTTGCTGCCCACCTTTTACCTGACCCTGCTCGGCAACGTCGGCATCTACGCGCTGGTGGCGCTGGGGCTGGTGCTGCTGACCGGCGTGGCAGGCAGCACCAGCTTCGGGCAGGCGGCCTTCATGGGCGTCGGGGCGTACACCAGCGCCGTGCTGTGCCTCAGATTCGGCCTCTCGCCCTGGCTGACTCTATTCGCGGCGGTAACGGTTACAGGGGTGGTGGCGCTGATTCTGGGGGCCATCACGCTGCGGATGCAGGGCCACTTTCTGCCGCTGGCGACGATTGCCTGGGGCCTGAGCCTGTACTACACCTTCGGCAACGCGCCGTTCGCGGGCGGCTTTACCGGCCTGACCGGGGTGCCGCCGATCTCGCTGTTCGGCCTCGACCTCAACACCCCCAACCGCTTTTACTGGCTGGTCTGGGCGGTGCTGGCGCTGTGCGCCTGGGTCACGCAGAACCTGCTGCAAAGCCGCACCGGACGGGCCATGCGAGCGCTGAGGGGCGGCGTCACGGTGGCCGAGAGCTTCGGCGTCAACACCTACGCCCTGCGGGTGCAGACCTTCCTGCTCTCGGCGGTGCTGGCGGCGGTGGCGGGCTGGCTCTACGCGCACGGGCAGGGCTTTATCAACCCCACGCCGTTCGGGCTCTCGCAGGGCATCGAATTTCTGTTCATGGCCGTGGTGGGCGGTTCCGGCTCGGTGGGCGGAGCGATTCTGGGCGCGGGGCTGATTACTTTGCTGCGCGACCAGTTGCAAAACCTCCTGCCCAAACTGCTGGGCCAGTCCGGCGACTTCGTGACCCCCGTGTTCGGCATCCTGGTCATTTTGATGCTTCAGGTGGCCCGCGAGGGGCTGTGGCCGCTGCTGGAACGCATTCTTCCCAAGCCTTCTCAAACCCTGATGCCGGGAACCGAGCGCCTCCCCCTGCACGTCAAACCCGCTTCCGGTGAAGAACTGCTCAAGCTGGAAGGTGTCTCCAAGCACTTCGGCGGCCTCAAAGCCGTCAACGAGGTGTCGTTTAGCCTGCGTAGCGGCGAGATTCTGGGCCTGATCGGCCCCAACGGCGCAGGCAAATCCACCCTCTTCAACGTGATTTCCGGGGTACTGCCACCGACGTCCGGCAAAGTCACCCTGCACGGCAAAGACATCTCGCGCTTCGCCTCGCGCCAGATCGCCCGCTTGGGCATGGCCCGCACCTTTCAGCACGTCCGGCTGTTTCCGGAGATGACGCTGCTCGGCAACGCCATGATGGGCGGCTATACCCGCGCCCACGCCGGAATGACCCGCAGCCTCTTGCACTTGGAGCGCAGTGAGGAAGCGGCCCTGCAACACGCCGCCGCCGAGCAACTCGGGCGGGTGGGCCTCGGCAACGTGTTTGAACTGGCGGGCAATTTGCCGCTGGGCCAGCAGCGCATCCTCGAAATCGCTCGGGCGCTGGTGGCCGACCCGACGTTACTGCTGCTCGACGAACCGGCGGCGGGCCTGCGGGTGGGCGAAAAGCGTGAACTCTCGGCGCTGCTGCGCAAGTTGCAGGGTGAGGGCGTCACCATTTTGATCGTGGAGCATGACATGGATTTGGTGATGAACGTGGTTGACCGCTTGGTGGTCATGAATTACGGCGAGAAGCTGGCCGAGGGCACACCCAGAGAAATTCAGCAGCACCCCGCCGTGCGCGAGGCTTACTTGGGCGGCGCGGCGTGA
- a CDS encoding ABC transporter ATP-binding protein, translating to MSLLSVQDLHVNYGRVEALHGVSLDVDAGQIVSVIGPNGAGKTTLLSALAGVLPSRGEAAYQGESLRGVSVEERVSRGLVMVPEKRELFGSMTVADNLLLGSFSRRNRSHVKADLDGVYVRFPRLLERRKQLAGTLSGGEQQMLAIGRALMTSPKLLMLDEPSLGLAPIIVREIFKIVESLREGGVTVLLVEQNARAALACSDHGYVLETGDVKLSGPAQQLADDPAVTSAYLGTAEA from the coding sequence GTGAGCCTCCTTTCTGTTCAAGATTTGCACGTCAATTATGGCCGGGTGGAAGCCCTTCACGGTGTTTCGTTGGATGTGGACGCGGGCCAGATCGTCAGCGTGATCGGCCCCAACGGTGCGGGCAAAACCACCCTGCTCTCGGCGTTGGCGGGCGTGCTGCCGTCTCGCGGCGAGGCGGCGTATCAGGGTGAGTCTCTGCGCGGGGTCAGCGTGGAAGAGCGGGTCAGCCGGGGGCTGGTGATGGTGCCGGAGAAGCGCGAACTGTTCGGCTCGATGACGGTGGCCGACAACCTGCTCCTCGGCTCGTTTTCCCGCCGCAACCGCAGCCACGTCAAGGCCGACCTCGACGGTGTGTACGTCCGCTTTCCGCGACTCTTGGAGCGCCGCAAGCAACTGGCCGGAACCTTATCGGGCGGCGAGCAGCAGATGCTGGCGATCGGGCGGGCGCTGATGACCTCACCCAAACTCTTGATGCTGGACGAGCCGTCTCTGGGCCTGGCCCCCATCATCGTGCGCGAGATTTTCAAGATCGTGGAGTCGCTGCGCGAGGGCGGCGTCACCGTACTGCTGGTCGAGCAAAATGCGCGGGCGGCTTTGGCGTGCAGCGATCACGGGTATGTTCTGGAAACGGGAGACGTGAAGCTCAGCGGCCCCGCCCAGCAACTCGCCGACGATCCGGCGGTGACGAGCGCGTATTTGGGAACGGCAGAAGCCTAG